Within the Gracilinema caldarium DSM 7334 genome, the region TGGGGATACAATAAATATCGAATGTGATCTCATTGCTCGATATATCGAAAATTTACTCACCACTCAATATGAGACTACGTTGCACGACCAAGATCCTGCTTTACTTGAAAACTTATTGAAATTATCTGGATTTATAGGAGGAGTGAAATGAATAGAGTTGATGAAGCGATTAAAGCCTTTAGAGCGGGAAAAATGGTAATTATTACAGATCATCCAGAACGGGAAAATGAAGGAGATCTTTGTATTGATGCTCAATTTGTTACTCCTGAAATTATTAATTTTATGGCTCATTTTGCTTGTGGTCTTATCTGTGTTCCCATGGAGCAAAGGAGATTACAAGAACTTGAACTTCAGCCAATGGTTTATACCAATGAAGATAATCATAGAACTGCCTTTACGGTTTCTGTAGATCATAAAGAGACAACAACAGGAATTTCTGCCTTTGAGCGATCCTACACGATACAAAAGCTCATAGATACATCTTGTGGCCCCTTCGATTTTCGAAAACCTGGGCATGTTTTTCCCCTTGCTGGCTGTACTGGTGGCGTTTTGGAACGACAAGGACATACAGAAGCGGTTCTCGATCTGGTCAAACTTTCCAGAAGTGGAATACCAGATGTAACAAATAAAGCTGTTGCAGGTGTGATATGCGAAATACTTAATTCAGATGGTTCTATGGCTCGACAGAAATCACTGGAAAATTTTGCAAAAACGCATAACCTTTGCATGATAAGTGTTGATGATCTTATAAGGTATAGAAAAGAACAAGAATGTGGTGTTACGAGGGAAACCGAGACTATTCTTCCAACAAAATATGGAAACTTCAAACTTATAGGCTATACAGAAAACATCACTAAAAAGGAACATGTTGTGCTTACTATGGGTGATGTTTCGGGTGCTCGACCTGTACTCTGTCGAATCCATTCTGAGTGTCTTACAGGGGATGCCTTCGGTTCACTACGATGCGACTGTGGTGAACAGTTTAAAGAAGCATTAAGATTAATTTCTACCGAAGGTCGTGGCGTGCTTGTGTATCTCCGGCAAGAAGGCCGTGGGATAGGACTAATCAATAAATTAAAAGCCTACGCTTTGCAAGATACTGGGGTGGATACGGTTGATGCAAATTTACAAATTGGTTTTCCAGCGGATATGCGAGATTATCGGGTTGGAGCTTTGATATTAAAAGATCTAGGTGTACAAAAGGTACGGCTTATAACCAATAACCCACAAAAAATTAAAAGTATAGAACAAAATGGTATACAGGTCTCTCAACGAATTCCCATTTGTGTTCAAGCCAATGAGTATAATACATTTTATTTACAAACTAAACAAAAACGTATGTGTCATCAACTTGAACTCATCGATAGATAAATCATTAATCGATATGGATAGGAGTTTTTAATGAAAGTAATAGAAGGAAATCTCATTGCTCAAAAGATTCGAGTTGGAATTGTGGCGGGAAGATTTAATGAGTTCATTGTCTCAAAATTGCTCGAAGGAGCGCTTGATGGACTAAAACGACATGGTATAGACGACAAAGATATCATTGTGATCTGGGTTCCAGGTGCTTTTGAAATCCCCCTCATAGCAAAAAAACTGGCCGAAAAAAAAGAAATTGATGTGGTTATCTGTCTTGGGGCGGTAATCCGAGGATCAACACCACATTTTGACTATGTAGCTGCTGAAGTATCGAAAGGAATTGCTCAAGTCTCTTTATCTATGGGAAAACCTGTGATTTTTGGAGTTCTCACGACAGAGAACATAGAACAGGCTATTGAACGTGCAGGAATAAAGGCGGGAAATAAAGGTTATGATGCTGCTCTAAGTGCCATAGAGATGGTAAAT harbors:
- a CDS encoding bifunctional 3,4-dihydroxy-2-butanone-4-phosphate synthase/GTP cyclohydrolase II translates to MNRVDEAIKAFRAGKMVIITDHPERENEGDLCIDAQFVTPEIINFMAHFACGLICVPMEQRRLQELELQPMVYTNEDNHRTAFTVSVDHKETTTGISAFERSYTIQKLIDTSCGPFDFRKPGHVFPLAGCTGGVLERQGHTEAVLDLVKLSRSGIPDVTNKAVAGVICEILNSDGSMARQKSLENFAKTHNLCMISVDDLIRYRKEQECGVTRETETILPTKYGNFKLIGYTENITKKEHVVLTMGDVSGARPVLCRIHSECLTGDAFGSLRCDCGEQFKEALRLISTEGRGVLVYLRQEGRGIGLINKLKAYALQDTGVDTVDANLQIGFPADMRDYRVGALILKDLGVQKVRLITNNPQKIKSIEQNGIQVSQRIPICVQANEYNTFYLQTKQKRMCHQLELIDR
- the ribE gene encoding 6,7-dimethyl-8-ribityllumazine synthase; translation: MKVIEGNLIAQKIRVGIVAGRFNEFIVSKLLEGALDGLKRHGIDDKDIIVIWVPGAFEIPLIAKKLAEKKEIDVVICLGAVIRGSTPHFDYVAAEVSKGIAQVSLSMGKPVIFGVLTTENIEQAIERAGIKAGNKGYDAALSAIEMVNLLHTLCE